A single window of Rubripirellula lacrimiformis DNA harbors:
- a CDS encoding DUF255 domain-containing protein, protein MHKHTNALIKETSPYLLQHAHNPVNWMPWGPEAFAKAKAENKSIFLSVGYSTCYWCHVMERESFEHQDVADMINEHFVPIKVDREERPEVDQQYMMATQLVTGSGGWPNSVWLTPDGKPWMAGTYFPRPQFKQVLLQLSDVWKNRRGDVAKQAEQLTSAIEKLGSGNAESKPVTMELITAAIDISLQRFDPAHGGFGGAPKFPPHANLALLFDRYRRESSPDILHVIETTLDEMGRGGVCDQLGGGFHRYSTDDRWLLPHFEKMLYDNGQLMRSYTDGYLLTENPRHRETVAGIYDWLVREMTSPDGGFYSAVDSESDAEEGKFYVWTYNEVIDVLGKVDGELLANVYGVNPDGNFKEEATGQASENNVLHLQATIQDFADQHSLDSGDLDKRMSTLRAKLLSERQKREYPHLDDKVIAAWNGLMIEGLAYAGRQLDEPKYVEAAGRAADFILDKMVKDGRLQRTYRSETAKIDGYLNDYAFVAAGLLELYHATDDVKYLTAARAMADTVMRDFTDPQNGGFFFTATPSPGQQTEFVIRSKDLGGGGNLPTGNGVMAQVLFDLGDLTDDVRYTTAANRTLDGLSGFLWQSAGQADHLLIAAATSLQKKQSDAAVSINDADAAFEATAVAGKAYLSQVKLKPGDSFQLAVELNIDEGFHLYGPSDGIDFVKPTAIAFAAANVPVVQDVVSPAGQGKMDKAIGQELQTYQGQVTFFADLQLPDDAEVGSAVLTFTVSTQACDDRQCMAPSQSKVGIEIQVLPTIESSVAGRHPAVFSRRQ, encoded by the coding sequence ATGCACAAGCACACCAACGCACTGATCAAGGAAACCAGCCCCTATCTGCTCCAGCATGCTCACAACCCGGTGAACTGGATGCCGTGGGGGCCGGAAGCGTTCGCGAAGGCAAAGGCAGAAAATAAGTCTATCTTTTTGTCGGTCGGCTATTCGACGTGTTATTGGTGTCACGTGATGGAACGCGAATCATTTGAGCATCAGGATGTCGCCGACATGATCAACGAACATTTTGTGCCGATAAAAGTTGATCGAGAAGAGCGGCCGGAAGTGGACCAGCAGTACATGATGGCGACGCAACTGGTCACCGGCAGCGGCGGCTGGCCGAACTCGGTTTGGTTGACGCCGGATGGGAAGCCATGGATGGCGGGGACGTACTTTCCGCGTCCGCAGTTCAAACAAGTCTTGCTGCAGCTTTCCGATGTCTGGAAGAATCGCCGCGGTGACGTTGCCAAGCAAGCGGAACAGTTGACGTCCGCGATCGAAAAGCTCGGCTCGGGCAATGCGGAAAGCAAACCGGTCACGATGGAATTGATCACTGCGGCCATCGACATCTCGCTGCAACGATTCGATCCAGCTCACGGCGGATTTGGCGGCGCGCCCAAGTTTCCACCCCATGCGAACCTCGCGTTGTTGTTCGACCGATATCGTCGCGAATCCAGTCCCGACATCCTTCACGTGATCGAAACCACGCTGGACGAAATGGGGCGCGGCGGTGTCTGCGACCAGCTGGGTGGTGGCTTCCACCGGTATTCCACCGACGATCGATGGCTGCTGCCGCACTTTGAAAAGATGCTGTACGACAACGGTCAATTGATGCGGTCCTACACCGACGGCTATCTGCTAACTGAGAATCCACGCCACCGCGAAACCGTCGCTGGAATCTACGACTGGCTGGTCCGCGAAATGACATCGCCCGATGGCGGTTTCTACTCGGCTGTCGATTCCGAAAGCGACGCAGAGGAAGGGAAGTTCTACGTTTGGACCTACAACGAGGTCATCGATGTGCTCGGAAAAGTTGACGGCGAACTGCTGGCAAACGTCTATGGAGTGAATCCGGATGGCAACTTCAAAGAGGAGGCGACGGGGCAGGCGTCCGAGAACAACGTCCTGCATCTGCAGGCGACGATCCAAGATTTTGCCGATCAGCACTCGCTTGATTCCGGCGACCTGGACAAGCGGATGTCGACGCTGCGAGCGAAACTGTTAAGCGAGCGTCAGAAGCGTGAATATCCACACTTGGATGACAAGGTGATCGCAGCCTGGAATGGGCTGATGATCGAAGGGCTTGCCTACGCCGGTCGCCAGCTCGACGAGCCGAAGTATGTCGAAGCAGCCGGGCGTGCCGCCGACTTTATCCTCGACAAGATGGTGAAAGATGGACGGCTGCAACGCACTTACCGAAGCGAGACAGCAAAGATCGATGGCTACTTGAATGACTATGCCTTTGTCGCCGCTGGTTTGTTGGAACTGTATCATGCCACCGATGATGTCAAGTATCTGACCGCTGCCCGGGCGATGGCCGATACCGTGATGCGTGATTTCACCGATCCGCAGAACGGCGGATTTTTCTTCACTGCCACCCCGTCGCCGGGCCAGCAAACTGAGTTTGTGATCCGGTCCAAAGATCTTGGTGGTGGCGGCAATCTGCCCACGGGCAACGGTGTGATGGCGCAAGTCTTATTCGACTTGGGGGATCTGACGGACGACGTGCGGTACACGACTGCGGCCAACCGAACTCTGGACGGCCTATCCGGGTTCCTGTGGCAATCGGCCGGTCAGGCGGACCATTTGCTGATTGCGGCGGCAACATCGCTGCAGAAAAAACAGTCCGATGCGGCGGTTTCCATCAACGATGCCGACGCCGCATTCGAGGCAACCGCGGTCGCAGGCAAAGCCTATCTGTCGCAGGTCAAGTTGAAACCGGGCGACTCGTTTCAGCTGGCGGTTGAACTAAACATCGACGAAGGGTTCCATCTTTATGGGCCCAGTGACGGCATCGATTTTGTGAAGCCGACGGCGATCGCCTTCGCAGCGGCCAACGTTCCGGTTGTTCAGGATGTGGTGTCTCCGGCGGGCCAAGGGAAGATGGACAAAGCGATCGGTCAGGAACTGCAAACGTATCAGGGGCAGGTCACATTCTTTGCGGACTTGCAACTGCCTGATGATGCCGAAGTAGGCTCGGCCGTGCTGACATTCACCGTTTCCACTCAAGCTTGTGACGACCGGCAATGCATGGCCCCAAGCCAATCCAAGGTGGGAATCGAAATCCAGGTATTGCCCACCATCGAAAGCTCCGTTGCCGGAAGGCATCCAGCAGTCTTTTCGCGTCGCCAATAG